In the genome of Pseudopipra pipra isolate bDixPip1 chromosome 4, bDixPip1.hap1, whole genome shotgun sequence, one region contains:
- the CLOCK gene encoding circadian locomoter output cycles protein kaput isoform X3, which translates to MTDGNIIYVSESITPLLEHLPSDLVDQSVFNFIPEGEHSEIYKILSSHLLESDSLTPEYLKSKNQLEFCCHMLRGTIDPKEQPTYEYVKFIGNFKCLNHVSNSAHNGFEGTIQRSHRPSYEEKVCFVATVRLATPQFIKEMCTVEEPNEEFTSRHSLEWKFLFLDHRAPPIIGYLPFEVLGTSGYDYYHVDDLDNLAKCHEHLMQYGKGKSCYYRFLTKGQQWIWLQTHYYITYHQWNSRPEFIVCTHTVVSYAEVRAERRRELGIEESLPEITADKSQDSGSDNHINTVSLKEALERFDTSPTPSASSRSSRKSSHTAVSDHSSTPTKMTVDTSTPPRQSLSGHEKTAQRRSSLSSQSLSSQSLGQPVAQPVISQPATLQLQSGMTQPVFQFSAQLGAMQHLKDQLEQRTRMIEANIHRQQEELRKIQEQLQIVHGQGLQMFLQQSASGLNFGSVQLPSGNSSTVQQLTPINMQGQVVQTNQTQSGMNTGHISTPHMIQQQPLQSTATQHSQQNVLSGHNQQSSVASQSQNTVSAPLYNTMVISQPTTGNVVQVPSSLPQNNQNAAAVATFTQDRQIRFSQGQQLVTKLVTAPVACGAVMVPSTMFMGQVVTAYPTFAAQQQQTQTLSITQQQQQQQQQQQSQQDHQQQLTTVQPPAQSQLTQHPQQFLQTSRLLHGNQSAQLILSAAFPLQQSTFTQSHHQQHQSQQQQLSRHRTDKMTDPSKVQPQ; encoded by the exons caaaaaATCAACTAGAATTCTGTTGCCATATGCTGCGAGGAACAATAGATCCAAAAGAGCAACCTACATATGAATATGTAAAATTTATAGGAAATTTCAAATGTTTGAATCATG TTTCCAACTCAGCGCACAATGGTTTTGAAGGAACTATTCAGAGATCACACCGGCCTTCATATGAAGAGAAAGTTTGCTTTGTAGCCACAGTTAGACTAGCTACGCCTCAATTTATCAAG gAAATGTGCACTGTTGAAGAACCCAACGAAGAGTTCACATCTAGACATAGCTTAGAATGGAAGTTCCTATTCTTGGATCACAG gGCACCTCCCATAATAGGTTATCTTCCATTTGAAGTTTTGGGAACATCAGGCTATGATTATTATCATGTGGATGATCTAGATAATCTGGCAAAATGTCATGAGCATT TAATGCAATATGGGAAAGGGAAGTCATGTTACTACAGATTCCTTACAAAGGGACAACAGTGGATTTGGCTGCAAACACATTACTATATCACGTATCACCAGTGGAATTCCAGGCCAGAGTTTATTGTCTGTACGCACACTGTTGTAAG TTATGCAGAAGTTAGAGCAGAAAGACGACGAGAACTTGGTATTGAAGAGTCTCTTCCAGAGATAACAGCAGATAAA AGTCAGGACTCTGGGTCTGACAATCACATAAACACAGTGAGTCTCAAAGAAGCACTGGAAAGGTTTGACACCAGCCCCACACCTTCTGCTTCCTCCAGGAGTTCAAGAAAATCTTCACATACTGCAGTATCGGATCATTCAT CAACACCAACTAAAATGACAGTGGACACTAGCACTCCTCCAAGGCAAAGCTTATCTGGTCATGAAAAGACTGCACAAAGAAGATCATCTCTGAGCAGTCAG TCTTTAAGCTCACAGTCTCTTGGACAACCAGTAGCACAGCCAGTGATATCTCAGCCTGCAACTTTACAGCTCCAGTCTGGCATGACCCAG cctgtgtttcagttttcaGCACAATTAGGAGCTATGCAACATCTAAAGGACCAGCTAGAGCAAAGAACACGCATGATAGAGGCAAATATTCATCGGCAGCAGGAAGAGTTGCGTAAGATTCAAGAGCAGCTTCAAATAGTTCATGGTCAAGGACTCCAG ATGTTCTTGCAGCAGTCAGCTTCTGGACTCAACTTTGGTTCTGTGCAGCTTCCTTCTGGAAATTCTTCAACTGTTCAGCAGCTTACGCCAATAAACATGCAAGGTCAAGTTGTTCAGACTAATCAGACTCAAAGTGGGATGAACACAGGCCATATAAGTACTCCACACATGATACAGCAGCAGCCTTTGCAGAGTACTGCAACACAG CATAGTCAACAAAACGTACTTAGTGGACACAATCAACAGTCTTCTGTTGCCAGTCAGTCACAGAACACAGTCTCAGCACCTCTGTATAACACTATGGTGATTTCTCAGCCAACAACGGGAAATGTGGTCCAGGTTCCTTCTAGCTTACCACAGAACAACCAGAACGCTGCTGCAGTAGCCACTTTTACACAGGACAGACAAATCAG ATTTTCTCAAGGTCAGCAACTTGTAACAAAACTTGTCACAGCCCCAGTGGCATGTGGAGCAGTAATGGTACCAAGTACTATGTTTATGGGACAGGTGGTGACAGCTTATCCCACTTTTGCTGCCCaacagcagcagacacagactTTGTCAATAacacaacaacagcaacagcagcagcagcagcagcaaagtcaGCAAGAccatcagcagcagctcaccaCAGTTCAACCACCAGCTCAGTCACAGCTgacccagcacccccagcagtTCCTACAG ACATCCAGGTTACTTCATGGAAATCAGTCAGCTCAGCTTatcctctctgctgctttcccacTACAACAAAGCACTTTCACTCAgtcccaccaccagcagcatcaGTCTCAACAGCAGCAACTGTCACGACACAGAACTGACAAGATGACTGACCCTTCTAAAGTTCAGCCACAGTAG